The following proteins are encoded in a genomic region of Cataglyphis hispanica isolate Lineage 1 chromosome 9, ULB_Chis1_1.0, whole genome shotgun sequence:
- the LOC126852137 gene encoding uncharacterized protein LOC126852137 codes for MTDILNIGGEPVFDDRIVKIETHTYNPYANTTFEHSDEIRIPIQQQDLYTLPYESFLYIEGKLTINKPAEGSNVTLGNNCIAFMFDEIRYELDGVEIDRNRNVGITSTLKNYVTISSDRTVIMRNADYKRVVINARHELILIRSRNDNNCLIGNLALEPVINIFKIQWRMPHVILNEVNKLSMLRALESGRYLSMGFRSWDLYEFPLLQHTTKHSWAIKTATQLEKPRYVVFALQTGRKNVMSEDTSRFDDCKLNNVKLYLNSECYPYDDMNLDFDKNRWSILYDTYQRFCKNYYGYEYLEPSLTVTQFLRNGPFMIIDCSRQNESVKSATVDVRLEFECKENVPMNTTAYCLIIHDRVIQYNPLTNVVRKIT; via the exons ATGACCGACATCCTTAACATTGGAGGCGAGCCGGTCTTTGACGATCGTATCGTCAAGATTGAGACTCACACGTACAATCCGTACGCCAATACAACGTTTGAACACAGCGACGAAATACGAATACCCATACAACAACAGGATCTGTACACATTGCCGTATGAGAGTTTTCTATACATCGAGGGAAAACTAACGATAAACAAACCAGCTGAAGGATCTAATGTGACCCTGGGAAATAATTGCATCGCGTTCATGTTTGATGAGATTCGATACGAACTCGATGGTGTGGAGATTGATCGTAACAGAAATGTGGGAATAACTAGCACACTCAAGAATTATGTAACGATATCATCCGATAGAACCGTGATTATGAGGAATGCCG ATTACAAACGCGTGGTGATTAATGCTCGTCATGAGTTGATTTTAATACGATCACGCAACGACAACAATTGTCTGATTGGGAATTTGGCGTTGGAGCCTGTGATTAACATATTCAAGATACAATGGCGAATGCCACACGTTATATTGAACGAGGTCAACAAGTTGTCAATGCTGCGCGCCTTGGAAAGCGGGCGATATCTCAGCATGGGTTTTCGCTCGTGGGATCTGTACGAGTTTCCGCTGTTGCAGCATACAACCAAACATTCGTGGGCCATTAAGACCGCGACTCAGCTGGAGAAGCCGAGATACGTTGTCTTCGCTCTACAGACAGGTCGGAAAAACGTCATGTCTGAGGATACGAGTCGATTCGACGACTGCAAATTGAACAACGTGAAACTCTATCTGAACTCGGAATGTTATCCGTACGACGATATGAATTtggatttcgataaaaacagaTGGTCGATTTTGTACGACACGTATCAGCgtttctgcaaaaattattatggatACGAGTATCTCGAGCCGAGTCTCACCGTCACGCAGTTTTTACGCAACGGTCCGTTCATGATTATCGATTGCTCTCGACAAAACGAATCGGTCAAGAGCGCAACTGTGGATGTGAGATTGGAATTTGAGTGTAAGGAGAACGTACCGATGAATACCACTGCATACTGTCTCATCATACATGATCGCGTGATTCAATACAACCCGTTGACCAACGTTGTGCGCAAAATCACCTAA